From a region of the Myxococcus guangdongensis genome:
- a CDS encoding LysR family transcriptional regulator yields MDQLTAMRVFARVVEAGTFTRAADTLKMPKPSVTKLVQGLEAHLQVKLLQRTTRRVTVTPEGAAYYARTARLLADLEDIEADVSSARTRPRGRLRVDAGSSVSNFLLIPALPSFREKFPDIQLELGVGDRSVDLVGDGVDCVIRGGVLPDPALVGRRIGELEFVSCATPGYLKRRGTPAHPTGLQDGHDIVSYFSTRTGRVIPLSFLQGEERLEVLGRASVAVNESTAHLSAVLAGLGVTQLPEFVARPHLASGALVRLFPEWRCEPFPVFIVYPQNRHMNAKLRAFVDWAVELFAPFRARGEVRQAASGR; encoded by the coding sequence ATGGACCAGCTCACCGCGATGCGGGTGTTCGCCCGGGTGGTGGAGGCCGGCACCTTCACCCGGGCCGCGGACACGTTGAAGATGCCCAAGCCCTCCGTGACGAAGCTGGTGCAGGGGCTGGAGGCGCACCTCCAGGTCAAGCTGCTCCAGCGCACCACGCGGCGGGTGACGGTGACGCCGGAGGGCGCGGCCTACTACGCGCGGACGGCCCGGCTGCTGGCGGACCTGGAGGACATCGAGGCGGACGTGTCGAGCGCGCGCACGCGGCCCCGGGGGCGCCTGCGGGTGGATGCGGGCTCGTCGGTGTCCAACTTCCTGCTCATCCCCGCGCTGCCGTCGTTCCGGGAGAAGTTCCCGGACATCCAGCTGGAGCTGGGGGTGGGGGACCGCTCGGTGGACCTGGTGGGCGACGGCGTGGACTGTGTGATTCGCGGCGGCGTGTTGCCGGACCCGGCCCTGGTCGGCCGACGCATCGGCGAGCTGGAGTTCGTGTCCTGCGCCACGCCGGGCTACCTGAAGCGCCGAGGGACTCCGGCGCATCCCACCGGCCTGCAGGATGGCCACGACATCGTGAGCTACTTCTCCACGCGGACGGGGCGGGTGATTCCGCTGTCGTTCCTGCAGGGGGAGGAGCGGCTGGAGGTGCTGGGGCGCGCCAGCGTGGCGGTGAACGAGAGCACGGCGCACCTGTCGGCGGTGTTGGCGGGGTTGGGCGTGACGCAGCTGCCGGAGTTCGTCGCGCGTCCCCACCTGGCGAGTGGCGCGCTGGTGCGGCTGTTCCCTGAATGGCGCTGCGAGCCGTTCCCGGTCTTCATCGTGTATCCGCAGAACCGGCACATGAACGCCAAGCTGCGCGCCTTCGTGGACTGGGCGGTGGAGCTGTTCGCGCCCTTCCGCGCGCGGGGGGAGGTCCGTCAGGCCGCGTCGGGACGGTGA
- a CDS encoding immunity protein Imm33 domain-containing protein, which produces MARTSKSVTVELGHVDLPEGILVILDPGLGRFWRHDEPPASPRKKDPEAWDLRLVGRDAEAAGKAYDREFDARFLFDRTNPQDAIAHFDDFAKQKGFDARAEVLSERVTHVERARRAVEFGGGLGVVKYNGLWAVAVDGLPKDRGLRVVGVPMPEGEFKGRWRSVDVVVEEGAKAVRSDEVAGVMVEHGQLFFAGLLPLGSFRMWQPADGLADFVFHGQDAAALAKQVGATDFGEGVFGWKDVPMEAVGEKATPTQERIEKENLDVGVDYRPHCNLEKLNALLRASPEDAALLELAGARTVGCGNRWGDGVFTVSRHFDAEGRVVLIRVELGTEERQRTMRKLRLLSQSAIVTRTLLEGGKPIRFAERMKPHNPRDSGWAFSSGEEPKGSTNDASTLVLVSLRELVRRAPALEAILDAPVGALFRLEAGRYVEDDG; this is translated from the coding sequence ATGGCCCGTACCTCCAAGTCCGTCACCGTCGAGCTGGGACACGTCGACCTGCCCGAGGGCATCCTCGTCATCCTGGACCCCGGCCTGGGGCGCTTCTGGCGTCACGACGAGCCGCCCGCGTCGCCGCGCAAGAAGGACCCGGAGGCGTGGGATTTGCGGCTGGTGGGCCGCGACGCGGAGGCGGCGGGCAAGGCGTATGACCGGGAGTTCGACGCGCGCTTCCTCTTCGACCGCACGAATCCCCAGGACGCCATCGCCCACTTCGACGACTTCGCGAAGCAGAAGGGCTTCGATGCGCGCGCGGAGGTGCTGTCCGAGCGCGTGACGCATGTCGAGCGCGCCCGTCGGGCGGTGGAGTTCGGCGGCGGGTTGGGGGTCGTGAAGTACAACGGGCTGTGGGCGGTGGCGGTGGACGGGCTGCCGAAGGACCGGGGGCTGCGGGTCGTGGGGGTGCCCATGCCCGAGGGGGAGTTCAAGGGGCGCTGGCGCTCGGTCGACGTCGTCGTGGAGGAGGGCGCGAAGGCGGTGCGCTCGGACGAGGTCGCCGGGGTGATGGTGGAGCACGGGCAGCTGTTCTTCGCGGGCCTGCTGCCGCTGGGGAGCTTCCGCATGTGGCAGCCGGCCGATGGGCTGGCGGACTTCGTGTTCCATGGCCAGGACGCCGCCGCGCTCGCGAAGCAGGTGGGGGCGACGGACTTCGGGGAGGGCGTCTTCGGGTGGAAGGACGTGCCGATGGAGGCGGTGGGGGAGAAGGCGACGCCCACGCAGGAGCGCATCGAGAAGGAGAACCTGGACGTGGGCGTGGACTACCGGCCCCACTGCAACCTGGAGAAGTTGAACGCGCTGCTGCGCGCGAGCCCCGAGGACGCGGCCTTGCTGGAGCTGGCGGGCGCGAGGACGGTGGGGTGCGGCAACCGGTGGGGCGATGGTGTGTTCACCGTCAGCCGTCACTTCGATGCCGAGGGGCGTGTCGTCCTCATCCGCGTGGAGCTGGGCACCGAGGAGCGGCAGCGGACGATGCGCAAGCTGCGGCTGCTGAGCCAGAGCGCCATCGTCACGCGGACCCTCCTGGAGGGCGGCAAGCCCATCCGCTTCGCGGAGCGGATGAAGCCGCACAACCCCCGCGACAGCGGCTGGGCGTTCTCTTCGGGCGAGGAACCCAAGGGCTCGACGAATGATGCGTCGACGCTCGTGCTCGTCTCGTTGCGTGAGCTGGTCCGTCGTGCGCCCGCGCTCGAGGCCATCCTGGATGCGCCTGTCGGAGCGCTGTTCCGGTTGGAGGCGGGGCGCTACGTGGAGGACGACGGGTAG
- a CDS encoding 2-hydroxyacid dehydrogenase, which translates to MTPSSPPGASRPAVLIVARLPRPLEERLGNHYECHARDGLSEEALAQLAPRIRAIVASGSSRLPRELLARFPALELIAVFGVGVDGIDTVAARERGVRVTTTPDVLTADVADLAMTLMFAVARDVVRADAFARGGAWKQGPFPLSTRVSGARLGIVGLGRIGLAIARRAEGFDMTIAYHNRSVRDGVPYRHVADVKTLAAQVDFLVLSLPGGAGTRGLVDAQVMDALGPRGFLINIARGSIVDEAALIRALQEGRIAGAGLDVFEHEPDIPPALSACGNVVLTPHVASATGATRAAMADQVFESLWNHFSNKC; encoded by the coding sequence ATGACGCCGTCCTCCCCACCTGGGGCCTCGCGCCCCGCCGTGCTCATCGTGGCGCGGCTGCCCAGGCCCCTCGAGGAGCGGCTCGGGAACCATTACGAGTGCCACGCGCGGGACGGCCTGTCGGAGGAGGCCCTGGCGCAGCTTGCGCCCCGCATCCGCGCCATCGTCGCCAGCGGCTCGAGCCGGCTGCCCCGCGAGCTGCTCGCCCGCTTCCCCGCGCTGGAGCTCATCGCCGTCTTCGGGGTGGGCGTGGACGGCATCGACACCGTTGCGGCGCGCGAGCGCGGAGTCCGCGTGACGACGACGCCGGACGTGCTCACCGCCGACGTCGCGGACCTGGCGATGACGCTGATGTTCGCGGTCGCCCGCGACGTGGTCCGCGCGGACGCCTTCGCGCGCGGGGGCGCGTGGAAGCAGGGCCCCTTCCCGTTGAGCACGCGCGTCAGCGGGGCCCGGCTGGGCATCGTCGGACTGGGGCGCATCGGCCTGGCCATCGCGCGGCGGGCCGAGGGCTTCGACATGACGATTGCGTATCACAACCGCTCGGTCCGGGACGGCGTGCCCTATCGCCACGTCGCCGACGTGAAGACGCTCGCGGCCCAGGTCGACTTCCTGGTGCTGTCACTGCCAGGAGGCGCGGGCACCCGGGGCCTGGTGGACGCGCAGGTCATGGACGCCTTGGGACCCCGGGGGTTCTTGATCAACATCGCGCGCGGGTCCATCGTCGACGAGGCGGCGCTCATCCGCGCGCTCCAGGAGGGGCGCATCGCCGGCGCCGGCCTGGATGTCTTCGAGCACGAGCCGGACATCCCTCCCGCCCTCTCGGCCTGTGGGAATGTCGTCCTGACACCTCACGTGGCCAGCGCCACCGGGGCCACGCGCGCCGCCATGGCGGACCAGGTCTTCGAAAGCCTGTGGAACCATTTCAGCAACAAGTGCTGA
- a CDS encoding acetylserotonin O-methyltransferase, which produces MQRLPAPAFVFNLTTAYLAPRCLYAIAQLGVADVLGTTPMSTDELAKATGAHADSLHRMLRLLAAQGVFERRAQGWAHTDYSEHLKANHPHSLKALVLMFNDDINWRSAQALSVSARTGQTACDTVTPGGLWPYLQAHPEEARIFDAAMTGKSHMAIAAMLQAMEFHRYEHIADIAGGRGHVLSAVLDATPRSRGTLFDLPHVVEHAQGHARMQKQGGDFFVGPLPRADAYIVSNILHDWADPQAISILRNIRQVAPAHAELLVLEMMLPEGPELHPALVMDIVMLSLAGGRERTQVQYDALFAEGGFKLDRVVPTQGPYSIIVGKVA; this is translated from the coding sequence ATGCAACGACTTCCAGCCCCCGCGTTCGTCTTCAACCTCACCACGGCGTATCTGGCCCCGCGGTGTCTGTATGCGATTGCACAGCTCGGCGTGGCGGACGTGTTGGGGACGACGCCGATGAGCACCGACGAGCTGGCCAAGGCGACGGGGGCGCACGCGGACTCGCTGCACCGGATGCTGCGCCTCTTGGCGGCGCAGGGCGTGTTCGAGCGGCGCGCGCAGGGCTGGGCGCACACGGACTACTCCGAGCACCTCAAGGCCAACCACCCGCACTCGCTCAAGGCGCTGGTGCTGATGTTCAACGACGACATCAACTGGCGCAGCGCCCAGGCGCTGTCGGTGTCCGCGCGCACGGGACAGACGGCGTGCGACACGGTGACGCCCGGCGGCCTGTGGCCCTATCTCCAGGCCCACCCGGAGGAGGCCCGCATCTTCGACGCGGCGATGACGGGCAAGTCGCACATGGCCATCGCGGCGATGCTCCAGGCGATGGAGTTCCACCGCTACGAGCACATCGCGGACATCGCGGGAGGCCGGGGCCACGTCCTGTCGGCGGTGCTGGACGCGACGCCCCGCTCGCGCGGCACGCTGTTCGACCTGCCCCACGTCGTGGAGCACGCGCAGGGGCATGCCCGCATGCAGAAGCAGGGCGGGGACTTCTTCGTCGGGCCGCTGCCCCGCGCGGACGCGTACATCGTCAGCAACATCCTCCACGACTGGGCGGACCCGCAGGCCATCTCCATCCTGCGCAACATCCGTCAGGTGGCGCCGGCCCACGCGGAGCTGCTCGTGCTGGAGATGATGCTGCCGGAGGGACCGGAGCTCCACCCCGCACTGGTGATGGACATCGTCATGCTGTCGCTGGCGGGCGGACGCGAGCGCACCCAGGTGCAGTACGACGCGCTCTTCGCCGAGGGCGGCTTCAAGCTGGACCGCGTCGTCCCCACCCAGGGCCCGTACTCCATCATCGTGGGCAAGGTGGCGTGA
- a CDS encoding carbohydrate-binding protein → MIRSLSALCLVVCLTSACSSEDPPDEGPDLLGDAGTADAGTTDGGLTADAGNPPADGGAGNADGGGVPEAACEPFGRFGPPGNTLTLPGPNATNGEMYIPNVQTRYPNVDWSTLDRLYIPAGNYTLINLGNLPQRPASRPLVITNKGGQVVIRPKAGSTQGYIWSMDGGSNWVLTGRYDPDSGTGHADFPGHRCGQYATSRNRYGILSDGIFLSDGHMGVGIGGAHSFELEYLEVTRSGFAGVRINRAASGGVAPPLNDIKLHDLYIHDTASEAIYFGSTQGAPTPLASNLKVYNNRLVRTGSETLQIQSLGDGAEVHHNVFAFGAIDWRAVFQQYQDNNSQATVRSGRIRFHHNVFVGGAGALLNFFAQPETGDGPLDVDFTDNYFADTLSLGIWFGGTVGTGSKFLWERNAFRGLEFGYQSVYPTSTDPGVVLSKANTVTSPITFKDNRWEGSRRLVSGLTGGTGTVGTVTATGNVNGAVPALTFVNTGLPAGTATRALEMWTDRAVRAPNSPEVTYATGALVMHDGQLYRARAQNTNKVPPQNAALWELLSPPADDLRTAPGTEWHTKGVGLLDVAP, encoded by the coding sequence ATGATTCGGAGTCTCTCCGCGCTGTGTCTCGTCGTCTGCCTCACGTCGGCCTGCTCGTCGGAGGATCCGCCCGATGAGGGCCCGGACTTGCTGGGTGACGCAGGCACGGCGGATGCCGGAACCACGGATGGTGGGCTGACGGCGGACGCCGGCAACCCACCCGCGGATGGCGGCGCGGGCAACGCCGATGGCGGTGGCGTCCCCGAGGCCGCGTGCGAGCCGTTCGGCCGCTTCGGCCCGCCGGGCAACACCCTCACGCTGCCGGGGCCCAACGCGACCAACGGGGAGATGTACATCCCCAACGTGCAGACGCGGTACCCCAACGTGGACTGGAGCACGTTGGACCGGCTCTACATCCCCGCGGGCAACTACACGCTCATCAACCTGGGCAACCTGCCGCAGCGCCCGGCGAGCCGGCCGCTGGTCATCACCAACAAGGGCGGACAGGTGGTCATCCGTCCCAAGGCGGGCAGCACGCAGGGCTACATCTGGTCCATGGACGGTGGCTCGAACTGGGTGCTCACCGGCCGGTATGACCCGGACTCCGGCACCGGCCACGCGGACTTCCCCGGCCACCGCTGCGGCCAGTACGCCACGTCGCGCAACCGCTACGGCATCCTGAGCGATGGCATCTTCCTGAGCGATGGCCACATGGGCGTGGGCATCGGAGGCGCGCACAGCTTCGAGCTCGAGTACCTGGAGGTCACCCGCTCGGGCTTCGCCGGCGTGCGCATCAATCGCGCGGCGAGCGGCGGGGTGGCGCCTCCGCTCAATGACATCAAGCTGCACGACCTCTACATCCACGACACCGCCAGCGAGGCCATCTACTTCGGCTCCACGCAGGGCGCGCCCACGCCGCTCGCCAGCAATCTGAAGGTCTACAACAACCGGCTGGTGCGCACCGGCAGCGAGACGCTCCAGATTCAGAGCCTGGGCGACGGCGCGGAGGTTCACCACAACGTCTTCGCCTTCGGGGCCATCGACTGGCGCGCGGTGTTCCAGCAGTACCAGGACAACAACTCCCAGGCCACGGTGCGCTCGGGCCGCATCCGCTTCCACCACAACGTCTTCGTGGGGGGCGCGGGCGCGCTGCTCAACTTCTTCGCCCAGCCGGAGACGGGCGACGGGCCGCTCGACGTGGACTTCACCGACAACTACTTCGCGGACACGCTGTCGCTGGGCATCTGGTTCGGCGGCACCGTGGGGACGGGCTCGAAGTTCCTCTGGGAGCGCAACGCCTTCCGAGGGCTCGAGTTCGGCTACCAGAGCGTGTATCCGACCTCCACGGACCCGGGCGTGGTGCTGAGCAAGGCGAACACCGTCACCTCGCCCATCACCTTCAAGGACAACCGCTGGGAGGGCAGCCGCCGGCTCGTCTCGGGCCTCACGGGCGGCACCGGCACCGTGGGCACCGTGACGGCCACCGGCAACGTGAACGGCGCCGTCCCCGCGCTCACCTTCGTGAACACCGGCCTGCCCGCGGGCACCGCGACGCGAGCGCTGGAGATGTGGACCGACCGCGCCGTCCGCGCCCCCAACTCACCGGAGGTGACGTACGCCACGGGCGCGCTGGTGATGCACGACGGCCAGCTCTACCGGGCGCGGGCGCAGAACACCAACAAGGTGCCGCCCCAGAACGCCGCCCTCTGGGAGCTGCTGTCGCCCCCCGCCGATGACCTTCGCACCGCCCCCGGCACCGAGTGGCACACCAAGGGCGTGGGGCTCCTCGACGTCGCGCCGTGA